Genomic window (Melioribacteraceae bacterium):
CCAATCATTGCAGCGGCGCTATCAGCTGTAATACCAGGTAGCGGACAATTTTATACCAAAAATTATCTCAAATCTATTCTTTTTATTGCCGCAGAAGTAACTGCTATTTCAGTCGGATTGATGTATGATAAAAAGGGGGATGACCAAACCATCTTTTTCCAAAATTACGCCGATCAACATTGGTCACCCCTACGATATGCGAAATGGACAGTGACTAATGCCTCCAAAATTAATCCGGCTGTCGATCCATCAAAATATGCAGTAATAAATTCTAATAATTCAGTTAACTGGGCAGAGTTAAACAGACTTGAGAACGACATCAGTAATTACTATTCGCATCGATTGCCAAAATATGGCGATCAGCAGTATTATGAATTAATTGGCAAATATCCTCAATTTGTAATGGGCTGGGATGACTTCGGTGATGAAAATACTCCATTTGAGTACGATGTGGAGAGGAAAAACTTAACTGCCCGTTTTTATTACTATGCCAATGAAAGAGGCAAAGCTAATGATTATTACAATGTTGCCTCTAAAGCGGTATTAGTGGTTATGATTAATCATATAGCCAGCGCACTTGAAGCTGCCTGGGGAGCCGCAAGTTATAATAATTCATTAAAAGTATCCGCTGAACTTAAAAAAAATCAAATTGGGTTTAGGACAGAATACATTCCTCACTTAAATTTGCAGTACAATTTTTAGAAATTAATTATGCCAACACCTTTAGTTTTAATTGTAGGAAGACCCAACGTTGGGAAATCTACATTATTTAACCGTTTAACAAAAAGCAGCGATGCGATAGTTGATGATGTTAGCGGAGTTACACGCGATAGAAATTATGGCGATGTTGAATGGAGCGGTAAGTATTTTAGAGTAATTGATACTGGCGGGTATGTACCCGATACTCTAGACCAATTTGAAATAGCGATAAGAGAACAAATTGAACTTGCGCTGGACGAATGTGACGCAATTTTATTTGTTGTTGATAGCCGTGATGGGCTTACCCCTATAGATAGAGAAATTGCAGATATTTTACGTAAAGCTAATAAAATATCCTATCTGCTAGTCAACAAATCTGATACCCCCGAATTTGAGATGTTTAAATCGGAATTCTATTCACTTGGAATTAAAAAAGTTTTTGATGTTTCTGCTCTCAATGGTAGAAATCTTGGCGATCTGCTCGATGATCTTAATTCGGCACTTAAATTCCCGGATGAAAATGAAATTCCAGATGCACGGCTGCATTTATCGATTATAGGCAAACCAAATGTTGGAAAATCATCATTGGTAAATGCTCTTTTAGGGTACGATAGAAGCATAGTTACAAATATTCCCGGTACCACCCGCGATAGTATTGACAGCATTCTAAAGTATTATGGTGAAGAAATTATTTTAGTTGATACAGCAGGACTTCGACGGAAAACTAAAGTTAAAGAGAATATTGAATTCTTTTCGAATGTGAGAACCTACCGCGCATTGTGGAATTCGGATGTAGCTGTTCTGCTGCTCGATGCAAATCTTGGCCTGGAAAATCAAGATCAAAAAATAATTCAAGAAGCGGTCCGGAGAAGAAAAGGATTGATAATAGCCGTAAATAAATGGGATTTATTGGAAAAGGAAACAAATACCGCTAAAGAATATGAAGACAATGTGAAAATGCAGATTGGTACCCTTGATTACATCCCCTTCATTTTTATTTCCGCTCTAACTAAACAAAGAATTTTTAAGCTGATTGAACTTGCAAAAAAAGTTCACGAAGAACGCCATAAAAAAATACCAACAAGTGAACTAAACGATGTACTATTACCAGAAATTGCAAATACACCCCCGCCAGCTACACCAACCGGAAAAGAAGTTAAGATCAAATATGTTACCCAGGTGGGCGATCATTATCCAATCTTTCTATTTTTTGCGAATGAGCACCGTTTTATATCAGATCAATACCGTAGATTTTTGGAGCGTTTAATTAGAAAGAATTTTGGATTTGAAGGTGTACCCATGACAATCTCATTCAAGGAAAAATAGTTGTTGCATTAAT
Coding sequences:
- the der gene encoding ribosome biogenesis GTPase Der, which codes for MPTPLVLIVGRPNVGKSTLFNRLTKSSDAIVDDVSGVTRDRNYGDVEWSGKYFRVIDTGGYVPDTLDQFEIAIREQIELALDECDAILFVVDSRDGLTPIDREIADILRKANKISYLLVNKSDTPEFEMFKSEFYSLGIKKVFDVSALNGRNLGDLLDDLNSALKFPDENEIPDARLHLSIIGKPNVGKSSLVNALLGYDRSIVTNIPGTTRDSIDSILKYYGEEIILVDTAGLRRKTKVKENIEFFSNVRTYRALWNSDVAVLLLDANLGLENQDQKIIQEAVRRRKGLIIAVNKWDLLEKETNTAKEYEDNVKMQIGTLDYIPFIFISALTKQRIFKLIELAKKVHEERHKKIPTSELNDVLLPEIANTPPPATPTGKEVKIKYVTQVGDHYPIFLFFANEHRFISDQYRRFLERLIRKNFGFEGVPMTISFKEK